The nucleotide sequence ATAAATATTTTTCATCAACCAATATAAAGGGGTTCTGGAATGAGAACAATAAATTTTATCCTATCCGCAGCAGCAGTTCTTTTTCTTATGTCTTGTGAGGAAGATCCAACATCTGCAAACTTTTCAAATGGATTGAGAAGCATCAAGCTGTATAATTTAAATAGTAATTCAGTCAGCAAAATTGAAGATGTGAATAATGTGGTTTACGATTGTGTCTTTAAAGACAGTTCTAATTTTGTTTATGCGACTTTTTATCATGCTGTGGGTGAACTGGTAGCACGAAATCTTTACTCGCATTATGGTGGCTCTAACTATTTCGAAGGTGGACCTATTTACGATATTAAATTATATCCGGAAATAACAACGATATTTCTTACGGCGAGTGACGGCATTTATTCAGTAAACGAATATGACCAATTGGTTTCTAACTTAACAAAGAATTATGGTGCTTCATTTGCAGGACCAGTATTTATTTCCTCTATGAATTCTTTAACATACGGTAACACACTCATTTTAGAAACTAATGATGGCGTAATTATTTCTCAAAATCTTGAATCGGCAATAATAGATACATTATTAATAGTTCGTGGAAAAATGGTTATTCCGATTTTTTCAACTGCTGATGGCACTCATCTTATCTATACCGAGACAGATTTTAGTTCAAATGATGTTGCAATAAAATCACTAAATCTTTTTGATTTACAAGATATAAAAACATTAACAAGTTCAATTCCTATATCAAGACTCGGTAAGAATAGATCTGTTAATGATAAAATCGTCTTCACATCTAAAGGCACTGTTTACGTTTTGGAATTAAATACCGGAAATATTTTAAATGTTGCTACAAGCGGTCAGTTTGCAGACATATCAAACGATGGGCAAAAGGTGGTCTTTACAACAGGTTCTGAAATGTATTTGATTAATTCTGATGGGACAAATCAGAAAAAGTTAATTAGTAAAAGTGCGGAGAACAAATATGTATTTCTTCCATCCTTTTCGTCAAATGACGAGCAAATAGTGTTAGTTGAGAGCGATTATTACTATGGTTATTATTCACAATAAATCACTCTAAAATATTTTTAGCACAAATTATTTGTTTTTGACAATTCCTGCTTTAACGCTAAAAAATCAATTGTAGTTTTAGCATAATTATCCCTTCGGGATTGATGTAAGATTGAAAAAATTTTCGTCAACTCATTTTGCTTGAATTTCAAACAGTTGTCCGTTGGTGTTAATTTCGTAAAAATGTATAAGTAATCCCGCCTTTTGTATATGTTCATCTATCAGTTGCCAGCTTATTTTTGAATCGTAAATAACAAATAAATAAATGAAAGATACGAGGTGATAACAATGCAAAAACGAAAACTTGGAAATAATTTAGAAGTTTCAACTTTAGGACTTGGCTGTATGGGGATGAGTTTTGGCCTGGGTCCTGCTGCTGATAAAAAAGAAATGATCTCTCTTATTCGTACTGCTGTTGAAAAAGGTATAACTTTTTTTGATACCGCGGAAGTTTATGGACCTTTTACCAATGAAGAACTTGTCGGCGAAGCGCTTGAACCATTTCGTGATAAAGTAGTAATCGCCACTAAATTTGGTTTTAATATTGATGACGTTACAAAACAATCTAATGGGCTTAACAGCAGACCTGAAAATATTAAAAAAGCTGTTGAAGGTTCATTAAAAAGATTAAGAACAGATTACATTGATCTTCTTTATCAGCATCGTGTTGATAAGAATGTACCGATTGAAGATGTTGCTGGAACAGTTAAAGATTTAATCGCTCAAGGAAAAGTAAAACATTTTGGTTTATCAGAAGCTGGAGTGAAAACAATTCGTCGTGCTCACGCTGTTCAGCCGGTAACCGCATTACAAAGTGAATATTCTTTATGGTGGAGAGAACCCGAAGAAGAAATTTTACAAACACTGGAAGAACTCGGAATCGGTTTCGTACCGTTTAGTCCTCTTGGCAAAGGGTTTTTAACCGGAAAAATTAATGAACAAACTGAGTTTGATAAATCTGATTTTAGAAATACAGTTCCAAGATTTTCACCCGAAAACTTAATAGCAAACAAAGCACTTGTTGAGTTGCTTGAACGAATCGCAAAAAGAAAAAATGCTACCCCTGCACAAATAGCACTTGCCTGGCTGCTCGCTCAAAAAAATTGGATCGTTCCAATTCCCGGAACAACAAAACTGCATCGTCTTGAGGAAAATATTGGTGCGGTTGATGTTGAAATTACAAAAGAGGATATTAAAGAAATTGAAGCGGCATCATCAAAAATTAAAATACAAGGTGAGCGATATTCAGAAAACAGTCAAAGAATGATTGACAGATAATTTATTTTAAATTATAACTAAAGGAAAAGTATTGGTAGAATTACTGGAAACACAGGAAATGCTGAATTTCTGTGCAGAACATAATATCACTGCTGATATTGAACTTATTAATGTTGAGCAAATCAATGAAGCATTTGAACGCTTGTCCGAAGGACTCCTTCGGAGGAAAAAGGAGACCTGCCTACCGGACAGGCAGGTGTAAAATATCGGTTTGTTATTGATATGGGTTCTTTGAAAAGATAATCGCTTACATCTGCAGGGCAGAATTTGCTGGAGCAGATGAAATTATATAAAAGCTTTCTTCATCGCTGAACTTAAGATTCAATACGATAGTTCAAAATGTCCGGATTATTTTTGAGAAGTTCTAGCAATACTTTTGTTGAACCGGTTGGATTTTTTTTACCTTGTTCCCATTGTCTTACTGAAGATGGACTAACATTCAATACCTTTGCAAACACACTTTGGCTTAGCTTAATTCTTTCTCTTATCTTCAGTATATCTTTTGCATTTATTTCTACTTCGGGAATTTCGACTTTAAATTCTTTTAATTCTTTTTCAGTGAACGAAGTTTTTATTCCTCTTTTCAGCAAATCCTGTACAGTATTGCCTATTGCTTTTTTTATTGATTTTCTCATAATCATTCCTTTATTCTTATAAAATTTCCTAATTCCTCAAGCTGCTTATATTCTTCTCTGCTTATTGATAATAAATCTTTAGATAATTTTTTGAAATATCTTAATTCCTCACTGTTTAAATTATCTTTTTCATTTTTTGAAAAACCATAAACAAAAATAGCGGCTTCGGATTCTTTAAAAACCACGATTGTTCTAAATCCACTACTTTTTCCTTGTCCTGCTTTCGGAGTACGTATTTTATATAAACCCGCGCCTAAATCAACAACTCCAAGTTTTTTTGAAATACTTTCCAAAGTTTCTAAAAGTTTTTTATCTGTTATCTCATTCTTTATTGCCCATTTATCGAACCATTTTGTTTTTAGTTTTAACATAAGCAAATATATCACTTTGTGATACACTCTGCAAGTTACTTTTTAATTTACTTTTTGAGAGGAACTTTCTTTAGTTAATATTTCGAGTGTTGCAGAGGAAAGACCCACTCTTTCAGGTTCTAATATTGGTGGAATTACTGAAAATCAGGAAATGCTGAACTTCTGTGCAGAACATAATATCACTGCTGATATTGAATTCATTAGTGTTGAGCAAATCAATGCAGCCTTTGAACATTTGTCCGAAGGACTCCTTCGGTGAAAAAAGGCAAAGTAAAATATCGTTTTGTTATTGATATGGGTTCTTTGAAAAAATAAAATCCCCAGTCAACTTTCGGTCATGCATTTGTTAGTGGAGAAGGCACAATTTCCCGGACTATAAAAATATTATTTATAATGGGCGGTATATTGCCCGAAATTTATATATTTGTGCAGTATAAAACACATTATAAAGGCATTAGAAAATATGTTACTATCTAAAACAGATAAAATCTTAAAAGAACTTGGGGAAAATATCCGGCTCGCTCGATTGAGAAGAAAATTAAGTACCCAGCAGGTTGCTGAAAGAGCGGGAATTGGCAGAAGAACTTTATATGAAATAGAAAAAGGAAAACCTAATGTTGGCATCGGTAACTATGCTCGTGTTTTATCTGTGCTTGGATTGGAAAATGATCTGTTAAATATTGCCAGAGACGATGAACTTGGTCGTAAACTGCAGGATGCAAAATTAATCATGAAAAAGAGAGCGCCAAAAAGAAAATCTGAGAATTAAAATATGACAAAAACAAACTCAAGAAAAGAGATACTGGTATATGCTTCCTGGATAGGACTAAAGGAGCCAACACAATTAGGAACTCTTTATTCTGAAATAGTAAGAGGTAAAGAAATATTTTCTTTTGAGTACGATAAGGGATGGTTGAAATCCAAATTTGCACAAGTTATTGATCCGGATCTTCAACTTTTCTCAGGCACGCAATATTTACCCGGCAGCAAAAATAACTTTGGCATTTTCCTGGATTCCTCGCCCGACAGATGGGGAAGAGTTATTATGCAAAGACGTGAAGCAATTATAGCTCGAAGAGAAAAAAGACCGGCAAAAACTTTAATGGAATCAGATTATTTATTAGGTGTTTACGATGAGAACAGGATTGGAGGATTAAGATTTAAAGAAGAACCCGATGGTCCATTTTTAAATAAAGATGAAAATCATTCAGCGCCACCCTGGACTTCTATCAGTGAATTACAGGAAGCAAGTCTGAAGTTTGAGAAAGATGAAGGATCAGATTCAGAACATCTTAAATGGTTGAATATGTTAATCGCTCCGGGATCATCACTTGGCGGCGCAAGACCAAAAGCCAGCATTTATGATTCTGCGGGAAATTTATGGATAGCTAAATTCCCGAGTGTTAATGATACAAAAAATATTGGCGGATGGGAGATGGTCGTTTATAATCTTGCAGCAAAATGTGGAATAAATATTACCGAAGCAAAAGTAGAAAAGTTTTCAAATCATCAACATCATACTTTTTTAGTTAAGCGATTTGATAGAATAAAAAAGGAAAGAATCCACTTCGCTTCCGCAATGACAATGCTTGGCTATACAGATGATAAAGATTCTCATGCCGGTGCAAGTTATCTTGAGATTGCAGATTTTATTATTAAATATGGCGCAAGAGTAAATGAAGACCTAAGAGAATTATGGAAAAGAATTGTGTTTAGCATTTGTGTTTCAAATACAGATGATCATTTAAGAAATCATGGTTTTATTTTATCTGAAA is from Ignavibacteriota bacterium and encodes:
- a CDS encoding aldo/keto reductase encodes the protein MQKRKLGNNLEVSTLGLGCMGMSFGLGPAADKKEMISLIRTAVEKGITFFDTAEVYGPFTNEELVGEALEPFRDKVVIATKFGFNIDDVTKQSNGLNSRPENIKKAVEGSLKRLRTDYIDLLYQHRVDKNVPIEDVAGTVKDLIAQGKVKHFGLSEAGVKTIRRAHAVQPVTALQSEYSLWWREPEEEILQTLEELGIGFVPFSPLGKGFLTGKINEQTEFDKSDFRNTVPRFSPENLIANKALVELLERIAKRKNATPAQIALAWLLAQKNWIVPIPGTTKLHRLEENIGAVDVEITKEDIKEIEAASSKIKIQGERYSENSQRMIDR
- a CDS encoding helix-turn-helix domain-containing protein, whose translation is MRKSIKKAIGNTVQDLLKRGIKTSFTEKELKEFKVEIPEVEINAKDILKIRERIKLSQSVFAKVLNVSPSSVRQWEQGKKNPTGSTKVLLELLKNNPDILNYRIES
- a CDS encoding type II toxin-antitoxin system RelE/ParE family toxin, giving the protein MLKLKTKWFDKWAIKNEITDKKLLETLESISKKLGVVDLGAGLYKIRTPKAGQGKSSGFRTIVVFKESEAAIFVYGFSKNEKDNLNSEELRYFKKLSKDLLSISREEYKQLEELGNFIRIKE
- a CDS encoding helix-turn-helix transcriptional regulator, with product MLLSKTDKILKELGENIRLARLRRKLSTQQVAERAGIGRRTLYEIEKGKPNVGIGNYARVLSVLGLENDLLNIARDDELGRKLQDAKLIMKKRAPKRKSEN
- a CDS encoding HipA domain-containing protein yields the protein MTKTNSRKEILVYASWIGLKEPTQLGTLYSEIVRGKEIFSFEYDKGWLKSKFAQVIDPDLQLFSGTQYLPGSKNNFGIFLDSSPDRWGRVIMQRREAIIARREKRPAKTLMESDYLLGVYDENRIGGLRFKEEPDGPFLNKDENHSAPPWTSISELQEASLKFEKDEGSDSEHLKWLNMLIAPGSSLGGARPKASIYDSAGNLWIAKFPSVNDTKNIGGWEMVVYNLAAKCGINITEAKVEKFSNHQHHTFLVKRFDRIKKERIHFASAMTMLGYTDDKDSHAGASYLEIADFIIKYGARVNEDLRELWKRIVFSICVSNTDDHLRNHGFILSEKGWMISPAFDINPNETGTGLSLNISGNDNSLSFELALETAEYFRLDTNEAKKIIDEIKSKVSSWKAVAEKYGISKREQSSMEKAFRVK